A genome region from Arthrobacter sp. SLBN-100 includes the following:
- a CDS encoding isochorismatase family protein, whose protein sequence is MSRALIIVDVQNDFCEGGSLAVAGGAEVAGAISEYVDAHHNEFDHIVATQDWHINPGSHFSDTPDFVDSWPPHCVAGTRGAELHPDLDTEYIEAYFQKGQFAAAYSGFEGLQAPEDAVPTGERQPGALPGAGEADRLTPDEDAIGLDDWLQSNDVEEVVVVGIATDYCVKATSLDAVQAGYSVTVIRSLTAGIADDLEETIAELELGGVDVS, encoded by the coding sequence ATGTCCCGGGCCCTGATCATCGTCGATGTCCAGAACGATTTCTGTGAAGGCGGCTCCCTCGCCGTCGCCGGCGGCGCGGAAGTGGCCGGCGCCATCAGCGAATACGTGGACGCGCACCACAACGAGTTCGACCACATCGTGGCCACCCAGGACTGGCACATCAATCCCGGCAGCCACTTCTCCGATACCCCCGACTTCGTTGACAGCTGGCCGCCCCACTGCGTGGCCGGGACCCGCGGAGCCGAGCTTCACCCGGACCTGGACACCGAGTACATCGAGGCCTATTTCCAGAAAGGGCAGTTCGCTGCCGCTTATTCCGGCTTTGAGGGGTTGCAGGCACCTGAGGACGCCGTTCCCACCGGGGAGCGGCAGCCCGGCGCGCTGCCTGGTGCCGGCGAGGCGGACCGGCTCACGCCGGACGAAGACGCCATCGGTTTGGACGACTGGCTGCAGAGCAACGACGTCGAGGAGGTGGTGGTGGTAGGCATCGCCACCGACTACTGCGTCAAGGCCACCTCGCTGGATGCCGTGCAGGCAGGCTACTCCGTAACGGTCATCCGCTCCCTGACAGCGGGAATTGCCGATGACCTGGAGGAAACAATCGCCGAGCTGGAACTCGGCGGCGTGGACGTTTCCTGA
- the nagB gene encoding glucosamine-6-phosphate deaminase: MEIVILNGSKRIGKLAADAIEELLRHKPDAVLGLATGSSPLPIYDELAARHDRGGLDFSRAHGFALDEYVGLPAGHRESYREVIRREFTDRVNISPEHVHGPDGTAADIPAACQAYEESIAAAGGIDLQLLGVGTDGHIGFNEPGSSFASRTRIKSLIEQTRRDNARFFNSLAEVPHHVLTQGLGTIMEARHVILVATGAQKARAVREFVEGPVAAICPASVLQFHPHTTVLLDEAAASALKLADFYRHTYDNKPAWQGL, from the coding sequence ATGGAAATCGTTATCCTCAACGGCAGCAAACGGATCGGCAAGCTGGCAGCCGACGCCATCGAGGAGCTGCTCCGGCACAAACCGGACGCTGTCCTCGGCCTGGCCACCGGGTCCTCGCCGTTGCCCATCTATGATGAGCTGGCCGCCCGCCATGACCGGGGAGGCCTGGACTTCAGCCGGGCCCACGGCTTTGCCCTGGATGAGTACGTTGGCCTGCCCGCCGGCCACCGGGAGTCCTACCGTGAAGTGATCCGGCGCGAGTTCACCGACCGGGTGAACATCTCCCCGGAGCACGTCCACGGCCCGGACGGGACGGCGGCTGACATCCCCGCCGCCTGCCAGGCGTACGAGGAATCCATCGCTGCAGCGGGCGGCATCGATCTGCAACTCCTGGGCGTGGGCACCGACGGCCACATCGGTTTCAACGAGCCCGGATCCTCCTTCGCCTCCCGCACGCGGATCAAAAGCCTCATCGAACAGACACGCCGGGACAACGCACGGTTCTTCAACAGCCTCGCCGAGGTCCCGCACCACGTCCTCACCCAGGGGCTGGGCACCATCATGGAAGCCAGGCATGTGATCCTGGTGGCAACGGGGGCGCAAAAGGCGCGAGCAGTGCGGGAATTTGTTGAAGGGCCGGTGGCTGCCATCTGCCCGGCATCGGTGCTGCAGTTCCATCCCCACACCACCGTTTTGCTGGACGAAGCTGCCGCCTCGGCGTTGAAGCTGGCGGATTTTTACCGCCACACCTACGACAACAAACCTGCCTGGCAGGGCCTCTGA
- a CDS encoding DEAD/DEAH box helicase has product MTETLFGGPTLPPAYPERAAWGTAPKLRAWQQEALDLYLRTTPRDFLAVATPGAGKTTFALRVASTLIDSGTVNRVTIVAPTDHLKRQWADAAAKVGIAIDPNFKNSDGQHGRGFIGVAVTYAQVASKPLLHRAKTEAARTLVILDEIHHGGEALSWGDGLREAFDPAVRRLSLTGTPFRSDTSPIPFVEYAEDRDGIRRSRADYTYGYGNALRDHVVRPVMFMAYSGQMRWRTSAGEEMAASLGEAAVTKDITSHAWRTALNPAGEWIPAVLAGADKRLSEVRRTVPDAGGLVIATDHEDARAYAGQLKRITGESPTVILSDDAKASSKIEEFTASEKRWMVAVRMVSEGVDVPRLSVGVYATSTSTPLFFAQAVGRFVRARKRGETASVFLPSVPQLMALANSMEAERDHALDRPEKEDGDGLFNPEDSLMAEANREDKASDSLTKGKFEALDSQASFDRVLFDGGEFGTGGEVGSEDELDFLGIPGLLDAEQVGTLLRQRQHEQLNRKNRKAPAAAPAPAVPDHRLLMDLRNELAKNVAAWSARTGTPHGVVHTKLRTVCGGPPVAQANEEQLQSRLRKLQDWFVGRK; this is encoded by the coding sequence GTGACGGAGACGCTCTTTGGCGGCCCCACCCTGCCTCCGGCTTATCCGGAACGCGCAGCCTGGGGAACCGCCCCGAAACTCCGTGCCTGGCAACAGGAAGCCCTGGACCTCTACCTGAGGACAACTCCGCGGGACTTCCTGGCGGTGGCCACCCCCGGCGCCGGTAAGACCACGTTCGCGCTCCGTGTCGCATCCACGCTGATCGACTCCGGAACGGTGAACCGCGTGACCATCGTGGCGCCCACTGACCACCTGAAGCGCCAGTGGGCGGACGCGGCCGCCAAGGTTGGCATCGCCATCGACCCCAACTTCAAGAACTCCGACGGCCAGCACGGCCGAGGTTTCATCGGCGTCGCCGTCACCTATGCCCAGGTGGCCAGCAAGCCCCTGCTGCACCGGGCTAAGACTGAGGCCGCGCGGACCCTGGTGATCCTGGATGAGATCCACCATGGCGGTGAGGCACTTTCCTGGGGCGACGGCCTGCGCGAGGCGTTTGATCCTGCGGTGCGCCGGCTCTCGCTGACCGGAACGCCGTTCCGCTCAGACACCTCCCCGATTCCCTTCGTTGAGTACGCGGAGGACCGGGACGGCATCCGCCGCTCCAGGGCGGACTACACCTACGGCTACGGCAACGCCCTGCGGGACCACGTGGTCCGGCCGGTGATGTTTATGGCGTACTCCGGCCAGATGCGCTGGCGGACCAGCGCCGGCGAGGAAATGGCGGCGTCGCTCGGCGAGGCCGCGGTGACCAAGGACATCACGTCCCACGCATGGCGCACGGCATTGAACCCGGCAGGTGAATGGATTCCGGCGGTACTGGCCGGGGCTGACAAACGGCTGAGTGAAGTGCGCCGCACCGTCCCCGATGCCGGCGGCCTGGTGATCGCCACGGACCACGAGGACGCCCGCGCCTACGCCGGACAGTTGAAAAGGATCACGGGGGAGTCGCCCACCGTCATCCTGTCCGATGATGCCAAGGCCTCGAGCAAGATTGAGGAATTCACCGCCAGCGAGAAACGGTGGATGGTGGCCGTCCGCATGGTGTCTGAAGGCGTCGACGTTCCGCGCCTTTCTGTGGGGGTTTACGCCACCTCAACCTCAACCCCGCTGTTTTTCGCCCAGGCTGTGGGTCGCTTCGTGCGCGCACGCAAAAGGGGGGAGACGGCGTCGGTCTTCCTGCCCTCGGTTCCCCAGCTCATGGCGCTGGCGAACTCCATGGAGGCCGAACGGGACCACGCCCTGGACCGGCCGGAGAAGGAGGACGGGGACGGGCTGTTCAATCCCGAAGACTCGCTCATGGCCGAGGCCAACCGCGAGGACAAGGCCTCCGACAGCCTGACCAAGGGCAAGTTCGAGGCCCTGGACTCCCAGGCGTCGTTTGACCGTGTCCTGTTCGACGGCGGCGAGTTCGGGACCGGCGGCGAGGTGGGCTCCGAGGACGAACTGGACTTCCTGGGCATTCCCGGGCTGCTGGACGCCGAACAGGTGGGCACACTCCTGCGGCAGCGCCAGCATGAGCAGCTCAACCGCAAGAACCGGAAGGCTCCCGCGGCCGCTCCTGCGCCCGCGGTCCCGGACCACCGGCTGCTGATGGACCTCCGGAACGAACTGGCCAAGAACGTGGCGGCCTGGTCAGCCCGGACCGGCACGCCCCACGGGGTGGTGCATACCAAGCTGCGCACGGTGTGCGGCGGCCCGCCCGTTGCCCAGGCGAACGAGGAACAGCTGCAGTCCCGGCTGCGGAAGCTTCAGGACTGGTTCGTCGGCCGCAAGTAG
- a CDS encoding DUF3039 domain-containing protein produces MTSMTDPLENDPMRELSGAGTSTATIEREELRQEVEPGDRERFSHYVRKEKIMESALTGEPVIALCGKVWTPGRDPQKFPVCPMCKEVYDGLRPGNDGGKGPGGDSGNNK; encoded by the coding sequence ATGACTAGCATGACGGACCCTCTCGAAAACGACCCGATGCGCGAGCTTTCCGGGGCTGGAACGTCCACAGCCACCATTGAGCGCGAGGAACTGCGCCAAGAGGTGGAGCCCGGGGACCGGGAGCGCTTTTCGCACTACGTGCGCAAGGAAAAAATCATGGAGTCCGCGCTGACCGGGGAGCCTGTCATCGCCCTGTGCGGCAAAGTCTGGACGCCCGGCCGGGATCCGCAGAAGTTCCCGGTGTGCCCCATGTGCAAAGAGGTCTATGACGGCCTCCGCCCGGGCAACGACGGCGGCAAGGGTCCCGGAGGGGACTCAGGCAACAACAAATAG